The proteins below are encoded in one region of Flavobacterium nackdongense:
- the porT gene encoding type IX secretion/gliding motility protein PorT/SprT, with translation MKKIVVLLLLFIATTGLAQSPNKLFGKDPIINLENFQKKRLHFGFFLGFNSYDFKIDYKTVSEDIQVKKTNGFNVGLVANLRLQEYIDFRFEPGLYYTQRILEYQPSYFVSSPAPTPSDLLREVNSTYIHFPLLLKFSSLRTGNVRPYLVGGVSATLNLSSNAKSIDDNYEDRFRVKSWTTNYELGLGIDIFSEYFIFSPSIRGVFGLSNELIQDTSMPPGETSPWTGNIESLKTRAVLINFTFH, from the coding sequence ATGAAAAAAATAGTTGTTTTACTTTTATTATTCATCGCCACCACCGGGCTTGCCCAATCGCCTAATAAATTGTTTGGCAAGGATCCGATCATAAATCTAGAAAATTTTCAAAAAAAAAGACTGCATTTTGGTTTCTTTTTGGGTTTCAATTCTTACGATTTTAAAATTGATTATAAAACAGTAAGCGAGGATATTCAAGTAAAAAAGACTAACGGTTTCAATGTGGGACTTGTAGCCAATTTGAGGCTTCAGGAATATATTGACTTTCGATTTGAACCTGGATTGTACTACACACAAAGAATTTTAGAATACCAACCAAGTTATTTCGTCAGTAGCCCTGCGCCCACTCCATCAGATTTACTGCGGGAAGTAAATAGCACCTATATCCATTTCCCTTTGCTGTTGAAGTTTTCATCGCTAAGAACAGGCAATGTGAGGCCCTACTTAGTGGGTGGTGTTTCGGCAACTCTCAATTTGTCTAGCAATGCCAAATCGATAGACGACAATTACGAAGACCGTTTTAGAGTAAAATCGTGGACAACCAATTACGAATTGGGCTTGGGTATTGATATTTTTTCGGAATACTTCATTTTCTCGCCTTCCATCCGAGGTGTTTTTGGATTAAGTAACGAATTGATTCAGGACACTTCTATGCCTCCCGGAGAAACTAGTCCTTGGACCGGCAATATTGAATCGTTGAAAACCAGAGCGGTTCTGATTAATTTTACTTTTCATTAG
- a CDS encoding TrmH family RNA methyltransferase translates to MLSKNQIKLITSLQQKKQRNTHRLFFAEGIKVIQELLESKFELEHLFTTQSDFQEVSTDKKVVIDAGDLKKISALATPNTCLAVFKIPVEKKIVESGLIIALDAVRDPGNLGTIMRLCDWFGIDQIICSKETVDIYNPKVVQATMGSIARVNVTYVDLETFISQTQVPVFGTFMEGENIYKTNLPLEGIIIMGNEANGISPEIEKLITNRLSIPRFGTLQKTESLNVATATAIVLSEFRRAII, encoded by the coding sequence ATGCTTAGTAAAAATCAAATAAAACTTATTACCAGTTTACAGCAAAAAAAACAACGCAATACACACCGCTTGTTTTTTGCCGAGGGCATAAAAGTAATTCAAGAATTGTTAGAATCAAAGTTTGAATTGGAACATTTATTTACCACTCAAAGCGATTTTCAAGAGGTCTCTACGGATAAAAAAGTAGTTATAGATGCAGGAGATTTGAAAAAAATTTCCGCATTGGCAACACCAAATACTTGTTTGGCAGTTTTTAAAATTCCTGTTGAAAAAAAAATAGTGGAATCGGGATTAATCATTGCTCTCGATGCTGTTCGGGATCCTGGTAATCTTGGTACAATTATGCGATTGTGTGATTGGTTTGGCATTGACCAAATCATTTGTTCCAAGGAAACCGTCGATATTTACAATCCAAAAGTGGTTCAAGCCACGATGGGTTCTATCGCTAGAGTCAATGTAACTTATGTTGATTTGGAAACTTTTATAAGTCAAACTCAAGTGCCTGTTTTTGGTACTTTTATGGAGGGTGAGAATATTTACAAAACTAATTTACCATTAGAGGGAATTATTATTATGGGCAATGAAGCCAACGGAATTTCACCTGAAATTGAAAAATTAATTACCAATAGACTAAGCATTCCTCGGTTTGGTACTCTTCAAAAAACTGAAAGTTTGAATGTAGCTACGGCAACAGCCATTGTTTTGAGCGAATTTCGACGAGCGATAATCTAG
- the tamL gene encoding translocation and assembly module lipoprotein TamL, which produces MKNISTKITTFIVIGIIISACDAEKRIPNHKQRLTKNEIFVNEKPSTNEEVSNQLYQKPNSTFLGYHLRLNLFNLADPNPDSTYQAKFTKHPGKYERMSKWLSAKQVDRLGQSFLYKGVDDFLKQVGEPPVIIDTTKSSKSLSRVNYYYFNNGFFNVNSKFKLDSLSPKRAKIKYTITTGVPFFIDSLTTKIQTPALDSLYATKKMNSFIQAGKQYNTKDFEEEKNRITTHFRNNGVYHFQSNNVTFDLDTLNNNKKVNVNLIIKDYSFQDKDTTRTEPFKIYKISDVNIYTDYSATNNSNVFTDSTTYNNFNLYSHSKLKYKPKAITDAVFITKGSLFADTRTVLTTRYLNNLKVFNYPTILYEVDKRDTTAQSLIAKVYLSPRKKYSLGTTFDVTHSNIQDIGIAGSLSETIRNVLNGAETLELSARGNIGSSKDLANPDSRFFNVSEYGLNAKLSFPRIWFPFKTEKIIPKSMIPSTLLSTGFSNQTNIGLDKQNVTGVLAYNWNPKKNNTARFDIFNVQYIRNLNPENYFNVYESSYNELNTISKTYNTNPSYVDPSTGDLIIEQGTAGFTNDVLTLVIPVPQEEYSTVLGIEERRVRLTENDFILSTGYSFSKTTKTDSKDNSFYQFRTKIESAGSLLTLIANASSLPKNQNGNFEIFNLEYSEYIKTEFDFIKYWDFSKEKVLAVRSFFGIAIPYGNSDYIPFSRSYFAGGSNDNRAWEPYRLGPGSTGAILDFNEANMKIALSAEFRFKIAGKIKGALFADAGNIWNVLDNTTYEPATFDGIEDLKEIALGTGFGLRYDLDFFVVRFDLGFKTFNPANEMGKRWFYDYDFAHSVFNFGINYPF; this is translated from the coding sequence TTGAAAAATATCAGTACAAAAATAACAACATTTATTGTAATTGGAATAATTATATCAGCTTGCGATGCTGAGAAGAGAATTCCAAACCACAAACAGCGTCTTACTAAAAATGAGATTTTCGTCAACGAGAAGCCTAGCACGAATGAAGAGGTCAGCAATCAGTTGTATCAAAAACCCAATTCTACTTTTTTGGGCTATCATTTGCGGCTTAATTTATTTAATCTCGCCGATCCAAATCCGGATTCTACTTATCAGGCCAAATTCACCAAACATCCGGGAAAATACGAACGCATGTCGAAATGGCTTTCGGCAAAACAAGTGGATCGTTTGGGGCAATCCTTTTTATATAAGGGTGTAGATGATTTCCTAAAGCAAGTAGGAGAACCGCCGGTGATTATTGATACCACTAAATCTTCCAAGTCGTTGTCTAGAGTTAATTATTACTATTTTAATAATGGATTCTTCAACGTTAATTCAAAATTTAAATTGGACAGTTTGAGTCCAAAAAGAGCCAAAATAAAATATACGATTACAACCGGTGTTCCTTTTTTTATAGACAGTTTGACTACAAAAATTCAGACTCCCGCATTGGATTCACTATATGCAACGAAGAAAATGAACAGCTTCATTCAAGCGGGCAAACAATACAACACAAAAGATTTTGAAGAGGAAAAAAACAGAATTACCACCCATTTCAGAAACAATGGCGTGTATCATTTTCAGTCTAATAATGTCACTTTTGATCTGGACACGCTCAATAACAATAAAAAAGTAAATGTCAATCTAATCATAAAAGATTATTCTTTTCAGGACAAAGACACGACCAGGACGGAGCCTTTCAAAATATACAAAATAAGCGATGTAAACATTTACACCGATTATTCGGCCACTAATAATAGTAATGTATTTACCGACAGTACCACCTATAATAATTTCAATTTATACAGTCACTCCAAGCTAAAATACAAACCCAAAGCGATAACCGATGCCGTTTTTATCACCAAAGGAAGCCTGTTTGCCGACACCAGAACGGTTTTGACCACACGGTATTTGAACAACCTAAAAGTATTCAATTATCCCACCATTTTGTACGAAGTGGACAAAAGAGATACAACCGCTCAATCATTGATTGCCAAAGTGTATTTATCACCCCGAAAAAAATACAGTTTAGGCACCACTTTCGATGTAACCCATTCGAATATTCAAGACATCGGTATCGCGGGAAGCCTTTCTGAAACCATCAGAAACGTGCTCAACGGAGCCGAAACATTGGAACTTTCGGCCAGAGGAAACATAGGATCTTCCAAAGATTTGGCCAATCCAGATAGTCGATTTTTTAATGTTTCGGAGTATGGACTCAATGCAAAACTAAGCTTCCCAAGGATTTGGTTCCCATTCAAAACGGAAAAAATCATTCCCAAAAGTATGATACCCTCTACCCTTTTATCGACTGGTTTTTCGAACCAAACTAATATTGGTCTAGACAAGCAAAATGTTACGGGAGTTTTGGCTTATAATTGGAATCCAAAAAAGAACAATACCGCCCGATTTGATATTTTTAATGTGCAATATATTCGGAATTTGAATCCAGAAAACTATTTCAATGTCTACGAATCATCTTATAATGAGTTAAATACCATTTCAAAAACGTACAATACAAATCCTAGTTATGTGGATCCTAGCACCGGCGATTTGATTATTGAACAAGGAACCGCAGGGTTTACCAATGATGTTTTAACCCTTGTTATACCGGTACCTCAAGAAGAATACAGTACCGTTTTAGGCATCGAGGAACGCCGAGTGCGACTAACCGAAAATGATTTTATCCTTTCTACCGGTTATTCATTTTCAAAAACCACCAAAACGGACTCTAAGGACAATTCATTTTATCAATTCAGAACCAAAATTGAATCTGCTGGCTCACTTTTGACATTGATTGCCAATGCCTCAAGTTTGCCTAAAAATCAAAATGGCAATTTCGAAATCTTCAACTTAGAATATTCTGAATACATCAAAACCGAATTCGATTTTATTAAATATTGGGATTTTTCCAAAGAAAAAGTATTGGCCGTTCGAAGTTTTTTTGGCATTGCCATACCCTATGGAAATTCCGATTATATTCCTTTTTCACGAAGCTATTTTGCGGGAGGATCTAACGACAATAGAGCTTGGGAACCTTATCGTTTGGGGCCAGGGAGCACCGGAGCCATATTAGATTTCAATGAAGCTAATATGAAAATTGCTTTGAGTGCTGAATTCAGATTTAAAATTGCCGGTAAAATAAAAGGGGCTCTTTTTGCCGATGCGGGCAATATTTGGAACGTGCTGGATAACACCACCTACGAGCCCGCTACTTTCGATGGAATTGAGGATTTGAAAGAAATTGCGCTCGGAACAGGATTTGGACTTCGTTACGACTTAGATTTTTTTGTGGTTCGATTTGATTTAGGATTCAAAACCTTTAATCCTGCTAATGAAATGGGCAAACGTTGGTTTTACGATTACGATTTCGCACATTCTGTGTTTAATTTTGGAATAAATTATCCTTTCTAA
- the fbaA gene encoding class II fructose-bisphosphate aldolase, with the protein MSHNIKPGVATGDQVQEIFNYAKEKGFALPAVNVTGSNTINGVLETAVKLNAPVIIQFSNGGAQFNAGKGLSNAGEKAAIAGAIAGAKHIHTLAEAYGATVILHTDHCAKKLLPWIDGLLDASEANFAATGKPLFSSHMIDLSEEPIEENIAICKEYLTRMSKMGMTLEIELGITGGEEDGVDNSDVDSSKLYTQPSEVSYAYEELSKVSPRFTIAASFGNVHGVYKPGNVKLTPKILKNSQDYVQNKFNTGHNPVDFVFHGGSGSTLEEIREGISYGVIKMNIDTDLQFAFTEGIRDSMVNNIDYLRTQIGNPTGPDAPNKKYYDPRKWLREGEVTFNARLEQAFADLNNVNTL; encoded by the coding sequence ATGTCACACAATATCAAACCAGGCGTAGCTACAGGAGATCAAGTTCAAGAAATTTTCAACTATGCAAAAGAAAAAGGATTTGCCCTTCCAGCAGTAAACGTTACAGGTTCAAACACAATAAACGGAGTGCTAGAAACAGCGGTAAAATTGAATGCACCAGTTATTATTCAATTTTCGAATGGTGGAGCACAATTCAATGCAGGAAAAGGACTTTCTAATGCAGGAGAAAAAGCAGCAATCGCAGGAGCAATTGCAGGAGCAAAACATATTCATACTTTGGCCGAAGCTTATGGAGCAACTGTAATTTTGCACACAGACCATTGTGCCAAAAAATTATTGCCTTGGATCGACGGTTTATTAGATGCTTCTGAAGCTAATTTTGCAGCTACAGGAAAACCATTATTCTCTTCGCATATGATCGATTTGTCTGAAGAACCAATCGAGGAAAACATTGCCATTTGTAAAGAATATTTAACCAGAATGAGCAAAATGGGAATGACTCTAGAAATTGAATTAGGAATTACTGGTGGTGAAGAAGATGGTGTTGACAATTCAGATGTAGATAGTTCTAAATTATACACTCAACCTTCTGAAGTTTCTTATGCTTATGAGGAATTATCAAAAGTGAGCCCAAGATTTACAATTGCCGCTTCTTTTGGAAATGTGCACGGTGTGTACAAACCAGGAAATGTAAAATTGACTCCAAAAATCTTAAAAAATTCTCAAGATTATGTTCAAAACAAATTCAACACAGGTCACAACCCAGTGGATTTCGTTTTCCACGGTGGATCAGGTTCTACTCTTGAAGAAATCAGAGAAGGTATCAGCTATGGTGTAATCAAAATGAATATCGATACCGATTTACAATTTGCCTTCACAGAAGGAATTCGTGACTCAATGGTAAACAATATCGACTATTTGAGAACTCAAATTGGAAACCCAACAGGTCCTGATGCTCCAAACAAAAAATATTACGATCCAAGAAAATGGTTGCGTGAAGGTGAAGTAACTTTCAATGCAAGACTTGAACAAGCATTTGCTGACTTGAACAACGTAAATACTCTATAA
- the accD gene encoding acetyl-CoA carboxylase, carboxyltransferase subunit beta yields MAWFKRTEKGITTATEDKMDIPKGLWYKSPTGKVIDADELARNLFVSPEDDFHVRIGSKEYFEILFDNNEFKELDAKMTSKDILSFVDTKKYSDRLKDTISKTKLNDAVRTGVGKSKGKDLVVCCMDFAFIGGSIGAVVGEKIARGIDYSIKNKVPFLMISKSGGARMMEAAYSLMQLAKTSAKLAQLADAKIPYISLCTDPTTGGTTASYAMLGDINISEPGALIGFAGPRVVKDTTGKDLPEGFQTAEFVLEHGFLDFITPRKELKDKINLYIDLIQNIEVR; encoded by the coding sequence ATGGCTTGGTTTAAAAGAACAGAAAAAGGAATTACAACTGCCACCGAAGACAAAATGGATATTCCAAAAGGTCTTTGGTACAAGTCCCCTACCGGAAAAGTTATCGATGCCGATGAGTTGGCTCGAAACCTATTTGTAAGTCCTGAAGATGATTTCCACGTAAGAATTGGCAGCAAAGAATATTTCGAAATATTGTTTGACAACAACGAATTCAAGGAATTAGATGCCAAAATGACTTCTAAGGATATTTTGAGTTTTGTCGACACCAAAAAATATTCCGACCGACTGAAAGACACCATTTCTAAAACCAAATTGAATGATGCCGTTCGAACCGGAGTTGGAAAATCAAAAGGAAAAGATTTAGTGGTTTGCTGCATGGATTTCGCCTTCATTGGAGGTTCCATAGGTGCTGTTGTGGGAGAAAAAATTGCCCGAGGTATCGATTATTCTATCAAAAACAAAGTCCCATTTCTAATGATTTCAAAATCAGGTGGAGCAAGAATGATGGAAGCAGCTTATTCGTTGATGCAATTGGCCAAAACCTCGGCAAAATTAGCGCAATTGGCCGATGCTAAAATTCCATACATTTCGTTATGCACGGATCCAACTACTGGAGGAACCACTGCTTCTTATGCGATGCTTGGTGATATCAACATCTCAGAACCCGGAGCCTTAATAGGATTTGCTGGGCCAAGAGTTGTGAAAGACACTACTGGAAAAGATTTACCGGAAGGTTTTCAGACTGCCGAATTCGTTTTGGAACACGGTTTTCTAGATTTTATCACACCTAGAAAAGAATTGAAAGACAAAATCAATTTGTATATCGACTTGATTCAGAATATCGAGGTGAGATAG
- a CDS encoding tetratricopeptide repeat protein, producing the protein MKKSIVLIIAIALFYKGNSQEIKHVGSETLLKELSENGCNCVDSIPTYNRPKNEIAMDISECIDKQTGAYQMGSKLLGIDVSKEKIEVKNGKKQINISFNNDEDSEEYKKYYYELERYMMTNCKALKEKIASNEKRSAKSFSDNKKAIEYYNKGMDEIKKENSEQAIVYFEKAVKEDPEFAFAWDNLGLNYRKLNNYDKAIECYKKSLEIDPNGLMPLQNIAIVYQYKKEYKKAIEAYGKLSELDKNNPEIYYGIGNVYTTNLQNYEKGLENMCKAYNLYVYLKSPYRADAEKLISIIYVEMKKQGKEEKFNQILKENNITQN; encoded by the coding sequence ATGAAAAAAAGCATAGTGTTAATAATTGCAATTGCCCTTTTTTATAAAGGAAATTCTCAAGAAATTAAACATGTAGGTTCTGAAACGCTTTTAAAAGAATTGTCTGAGAACGGCTGTAATTGTGTTGATTCAATACCTACTTACAACAGACCAAAAAATGAAATTGCGATGGATATCAGCGAATGTATCGACAAACAAACAGGCGCTTATCAAATGGGTTCAAAACTACTTGGAATTGATGTTTCAAAAGAAAAAATAGAAGTAAAAAACGGAAAAAAACAAATTAATATTTCTTTTAATAATGACGAGGATTCGGAAGAATATAAAAAATATTACTATGAATTAGAAAGGTATATGATGACTAACTGTAAGGCTCTTAAAGAAAAAATTGCAAGTAATGAGAAACGCAGTGCTAAATCATTTTCCGACAATAAAAAAGCTATCGAATACTATAATAAGGGAATGGATGAGATCAAAAAAGAGAATTCTGAGCAAGCGATAGTCTATTTTGAAAAAGCAGTAAAAGAAGATCCAGAATTTGCTTTTGCTTGGGATAATTTGGGGCTGAATTATAGGAAATTAAATAACTACGACAAGGCAATAGAGTGTTACAAAAAGTCCTTAGAAATTGATCCAAATGGGTTAATGCCTTTGCAAAATATTGCGATAGTATATCAGTATAAAAAAGAATATAAAAAAGCAATTGAGGCCTATGGTAAACTGTCAGAATTAGATAAAAATAATCCGGAAATTTATTATGGAATAGGAAACGTGTATACCACTAATTTGCAGAACTATGAAAAGGGATTAGAAAATATGTGCAAGGCCTATAATCTATATGTTTATCTGAAATCTCCCTACAGAGCCGATGCTGAAAAATTGATTAGCATTATTTATGTCGAAATGAAAAAACAAGGGAAGGAAGAAAAATTCAATCAGATTTTGAAAGAAAATAATATTACACAAAATTAA
- a CDS encoding GIY-YIG nuclease family protein, whose amino-acid sequence MHQLYILYSPSSAKFYVGETYNIDERILKHNQHFYAGSFTKIANDWELALLFNCQNKEDAVFLENFIKKMKSKIFIKKIIANPSILEDILSKK is encoded by the coding sequence ATGCATCAACTTTACATTCTATATTCTCCATCTTCTGCTAAATTTTATGTTGGTGAAACATATAATATAGATGAAAGAATTCTAAAACATAATCAACACTTCTATGCTGGTTCTTTTACAAAAATTGCAAATGACTGGGAATTAGCTTTGCTCTTTAATTGCCAAAACAAAGAAGATGCTGTTTTCCTTGAAAACTTTATTAAGAAAATGAAAAGTAAAATTTTTATCAAAAAAATTATTGCCAATCCTTCTATTTTAGAAGATATTTTATCCAAAAAATAA
- a CDS encoding GIY-YIG nuclease family protein, with the protein MHQLYILYSPSSAKFYVGETYNIDERILKHNQHFYTGSFTKIANDWELALLFNCQNKEDAVFLENFIKKMKSKIFIKKIIDNPSILEDILSKK; encoded by the coding sequence ATGCATCAACTTTACATTCTATATTCTCCATCTTCTGCTAAATTTTATGTTGGTGAAACATATAATATAGATGAAAGAATTCTAAAACATAATCAACACTTCTATACTGGTTCTTTTACAAAAATTGCAAATGACTGGGAATTAGCTTTGCTCTTTAATTGCCAAAACAAAGAAGATGCTGTTTTCCTTGAAAACTTTATTAAGAAAATGAAAAGTAAAATTTTTATCAAAAAAATTATTGACAATCCTTCTATTTTAGAAGATATTTTATCCAAAAAATAA
- a CDS encoding type III pantothenate kinase, which yields MILAVDVGNTRIKAAVFEDNTLLEHFAFLKTELEKSIQNILEKYKNTTDLVVASVSKVEKEAFVRFETRLNVHFISHSDAFPFVNCYETPQTLGIDRMVLATGATIQYPKQNRLVIDAGTCVTYDFIDENDNYLGGAIAPGLQLRYASLHNFTAKLPLLSLESPKHFIGKSTSESIHSGVVNGLVYEIEGYINELKSQYSKFIIILTGGDTVFLAKRLKNTIFANSNFLLESLNQTFQYKIKK from the coding sequence ATGATTCTAGCCGTAGATGTTGGAAATACCAGAATTAAAGCCGCTGTATTTGAGGATAATACCCTTTTAGAACACTTTGCTTTTCTGAAAACGGAACTTGAAAAAAGTATTCAAAATATTTTAGAAAAATATAAAAATACTACCGATTTAGTCGTTGCATCCGTATCTAAGGTCGAAAAAGAAGCCTTTGTTCGCTTCGAAACGAGGTTGAACGTTCATTTTATTTCCCATTCCGATGCTTTTCCGTTTGTCAATTGTTATGAAACGCCACAAACCCTCGGCATTGACCGCATGGTTCTTGCTACAGGAGCGACAATTCAATATCCAAAACAAAATAGATTGGTGATCGATGCCGGAACCTGTGTGACTTACGATTTTATTGATGAAAATGATAATTATCTCGGTGGTGCCATTGCGCCCGGTTTGCAATTGCGTTACGCATCGCTCCATAATTTCACAGCGAAATTACCGTTGTTGTCATTGGAAAGTCCCAAGCATTTTATAGGAAAATCAACGTCAGAATCGATTCATTCCGGAGTCGTAAATGGGTTGGTCTACGAAATTGAGGGGTACATCAATGAATTAAAGAGTCAATATTCAAAATTTATAATAATTTTAACGGGTGGAGATACAGTTTTTTTGGCTAAACGATTAAAAAATACCATATTTGCCAATTCAAATTTCCTACTCGAAAGTTTGAATCAAACATTTCAATATAAAATCAAAAAATGA
- the lptC gene encoding LPS export ABC transporter periplasmic protein LptC: protein MNLQKTKTILFLLSGIAGWIVWGCESNFKEIQKSNLSEFVPSGEAEKINLKYTDSGRITAILVSPKMMEFANVDFPFTDFPKGIDVTLYDKNNKRTIILADYATSYKLTNIIDLKGNVKITSQDGQILETDQLFFDQKNEWFFTEKSFKFTDAKGSSKGQGIDFSKDFKVINSQKIAGEIESDE from the coding sequence ATGAATTTACAAAAAACAAAAACTATCCTTTTTCTCCTCTCTGGTATCGCTGGCTGGATTGTATGGGGTTGTGAAAGCAATTTTAAAGAAATTCAAAAAAGTAACTTATCGGAATTTGTGCCTAGTGGCGAAGCTGAAAAAATTAATTTAAAATACACCGATTCAGGTCGAATCACAGCGATTTTGGTAAGTCCCAAAATGATGGAGTTTGCCAATGTTGATTTTCCATTTACCGATTTTCCGAAAGGTATAGACGTGACTTTATATGACAAAAACAATAAAAGAACGATAATTCTTGCCGATTATGCAACCTCATACAAATTGACCAATATTATCGATTTGAAAGGGAATGTAAAAATCACTTCACAAGACGGACAAATTCTAGAAACGGACCAATTGTTTTTCGATCAGAAAAACGAATGGTTTTTTACTGAAAAAAGCTTTAAATTTACCGATGCCAAAGGATCTTCCAAAGGTCAAGGAATCGATTTTAGTAAAGATTTTAAGGTCATCAACTCGCAGAAAATTGCCGGAGAAATCGAATCAGACGAATAA
- a CDS encoding hemolysin family protein — MEISIIILCLILCAFFSGMEIAFISSNKIYLEIEKKQDNFISSILTKLTEKPSKFIAAMLIGNNIALVVYGFFMGDLLMLWIENLGVHLSDFLNLLLQTILSTIIVLVTAEFLPKVFFQIYANSLMKFFALPAYFFYLLFYFISSFFIWVSDFVLMKFFKTEGDQVPLYFSKAELGNYITEQMSTVENNEEMDSEIQIFQNALDFSGVKARDIMTPRTELVAIDLLDSITELKELFIETGYSKILVFNSSLDDIVGYVHSFDLFKKPKNIKSILIPVEFVPETIYIKDAMNLLTKKRKSVAIVLDEYGGTSGIITIEDIIEELFGEIEDEHDSDEELIEKQLEQGVFVFSTRLDVEYINQVYKLDIPESDSYGTLGGFIVDSTKEIPQKGDAVTIGNYHFIIEEATNKKIELVKMTVKD, encoded by the coding sequence ATGGAAATTAGTATTATCATTTTATGTCTAATACTATGTGCGTTTTTTTCAGGAATGGAAATTGCTTTTATCTCTTCGAATAAAATTTATCTCGAAATAGAAAAAAAACAGGATAATTTCATTTCCTCCATCCTAACCAAACTCACCGAAAAACCATCAAAGTTTATTGCCGCAATGCTCATTGGAAATAATATAGCATTGGTGGTGTACGGGTTTTTTATGGGTGATTTATTAATGCTTTGGATAGAAAATCTGGGAGTGCATTTGTCTGATTTTCTGAACCTTCTGCTGCAAACGATTCTTTCCACAATCATTGTTTTGGTTACCGCCGAGTTTTTGCCTAAAGTTTTTTTTCAAATTTATGCCAATTCGCTGATGAAGTTTTTTGCGCTTCCGGCCTACTTTTTTTACCTTTTATTTTATTTTATTTCCTCATTTTTCATTTGGGTTTCCGATTTTGTTTTGATGAAATTTTTCAAAACCGAAGGCGATCAGGTCCCCTTGTATTTCAGCAAAGCCGAACTTGGAAACTATATTACCGAGCAAATGAGCACAGTCGAAAATAATGAAGAAATGGATTCTGAGATTCAAATTTTTCAAAACGCCTTAGACTTTTCCGGAGTAAAAGCGCGCGATATTATGACGCCAAGAACCGAGCTCGTTGCTATCGATTTATTGGATTCTATTACAGAATTAAAAGAATTATTTATTGAAACAGGCTACTCGAAAATTCTTGTTTTTAACAGTTCGCTAGACGATATCGTAGGCTATGTTCATTCTTTTGATTTATTCAAAAAACCAAAAAACATCAAATCGATTCTGATCCCGGTGGAATTTGTTCCCGAAACGATTTACATAAAAGACGCGATGAACTTGCTTACCAAAAAACGGAAAAGTGTTGCCATTGTTCTCGACGAATACGGAGGGACCTCTGGAATTATAACCATAGAAGATATTATTGAAGAGCTTTTTGGCGAGATTGAAGACGAACACGATTCTGACGAGGAATTGATCGAAAAACAACTCGAACAAGGCGTTTTTGTTTTCTCCACCCGACTCGATGTCGAATATATAAACCAAGTGTACAAATTAGACATTCCGGAAAGTGATTCTTACGGTACATTGGGCGGTTTTATTGTAGATTCAACAAAAGAAATCCCTCAGAAAGGGGATGCAGTTACCATTGGGAACTACCATTTTATCATCGAAGAAGCCACCAATAAGAAAATCGAATTGGTCAAAATGACAGTAAAAGATTGA